The genomic segment CGTGCGGTTGGTTGAGGAGGATGGTACTTCTGATCGACTGCGCTCAGAGTCAAACGGCATCGTGGGCTAATCAACGACTGAGCTTGCTATAGCGTAGGGTGCTGTTCAATGTTATTGAAAGACAAGTGTGAACTGGAGTTTACTAAAGCTGTTGTGACCAAGTTTATTGTAGACATACGAGGTCTCTCGAGTTTATCTATATAAGAATCAAACATCTTTCTTTGCTATTCTACCGCGTGGATTCAAAGAGTTGTTGATTCTGACTTGAAGTTGTGAGAGGATTCGAGATAAGCCCAAACAGAAGCGGGTTCTTTGCTGTATGTTCAACCCTTAACTTCTAGACTACTCTGGTAGAGTAGAATCTTTGCTAACTATCGAACCACATATTCATGAAGAAAGATGGAAAAGACATGAAGAACTCGTCAAAGAAGCGCATTTCAGCGAGACATATTGCTGCAGCTTTGTCTCGACTGTGGCTCCTTGCTCTATTTCTGGGATCAACAAGCTGGTTGGTTGTCCTTGTGGAGCCGAGGAGCTCCTCCATTCATAGTTACAATTGAGCACCCTACCGTCAACTCGGAAAAGGGTCGGTTAGCTCAGTTGGTTAGAGCGTGGTACTAATATTTCACCTGAAATGTTGTGTAATGCCAAGGCCGGGAGTTCAAGCCTCCCACTGATCACGAACCTTTTGCCACGAGcgctatttactattttgcTGAAATAGCTAGTGTCCATGAGAGTTCCACGAGAGCCATTTGGCGATAGACAATTGTGGTGCGCAAATTTGTGTTGAAGTTTTGTGTGATGTGGGGAACATGTTGGAGACAGACCACCTGAAAGAGTTGGAGAAAAATCGCGGTTACTTCGACTTCCGTCGCGAGAATCTATATGTCTTCTAATTACCATGAGGCCTGTTCATGATGGACATAATGCGCACAAATTTGCTCAGATAGCCGTGACGGGGCTTCCTATCGTTGCGTACTTAGGTTGTTCGCTCCTCATCGCATCCCCCGATCTCTACATTCAGGCAGTAGTGGCCGGCGTTGGCCGTGAATCTCCATTCACGACTTCACACGCGCATATCCGCCTTTCAAATTGGCTGTCCTGCCAAGCACTAGACGCCTGCTGCGATGTAACTCCAGCGGGAAGGCGAAGAAAAAGATATTCAGGCTAATATGGGAATCCGGCATTGGGTCAACCCTTGACTCTCCCGTAGCCACGGTTCTCTAAATATCGACGCGTTCATTAAGGACCCTCGATCTTGGACCTCATTATTGCAGCGTGGGTGGCTACTGGTGGAATTTTCTCAGATCCCGATTTCTGGGCCCGGAACTTGAAATGAGCTTGTCGACGCCAACCACTTGCACATTACGGACAACTTTCCTCTTCTCTGTCAACCTTTTCTTCTGGTTCCCTCCGTCTGCACAACAACCCCGCGCTCACACGCGCCAAAAAAGAAATCTTGGAAATGGGCCTACGGCGCAGGCGGGATGCCCACTTTCTCCCCCTCGCGCTAGCCCAGGCACAGGAATTCTCGGAGCACCCTCCGAGCGCCAAGTCAGTTTGCCAGACATGGCCACGGcactgctgctgttgctccGTCTGACTTGCGCGGCCAGTATGCCTATCTGGTGCAATGAGACATATGATAGTTCTCAGCGAGTTTGCACATGACGCGATCGAGCTGGGAGAGGTTCACTCCGGGTAAAAAGGATGAATGCCTCTGCAGGAGATCTGAGGGTCCTTCCTGCTTGACGCTGAACCACCACGATAATTTCCCCAATATTTGCGTGGGTGGTTAGCAGCGGGAAGCACATCCTTCGGGCCGGCGATGCCACACCCCACGTGGGAAAGTCGAGAATCCAGGAATATTCCAAAGTCATGTTCGATGGCCAGCCAACCTAGTGAGAGCCAAGAGACAAAGGGTGAAAGCAGCATGCAATGTGACCCCAGGTCAGACCTCCCTCGCGATGGAGTTTGTTCAGGATCATGTATAAGTCTACGGTACCCACCCCAGGGAAGATGTCGATAAGAGATGATGCTCTAGTTGTCAGACGTGTGCGCATCGCTCAGCTCATCGACCATCAATCAGAATCAGAGAGTCGAACATCATGTACGCCAAGGCTGTTCTCGCGGTTCTGTTGGGCTCCGGCCTCGTTTCGGCTCAGCTCAACACCCTTGCCGTCCGCGCCGGTCTGAAGTACTTCGGCACGGCCGTCGATGAGCGCCGCACAACTACGGATGCCGCCTACATGGCAATTGTGAACAACACTGCCGAATTTGGTTCCCTGGTACCTGAGAACGGACAAAAATGGGCGTATACCGAGCCTACTCAGAACACCTTCTCTTACACCTCGGGAGACATTGTACGTGATGCGCCAGGGCATGGGGGCTTGGCTAGATCCATTAGACTGAGCGCGGGCTGACTCGATGATTTCGCCTAGATTCCGAATATTGCAAAGGCGAACGGCCAGATCCTGAGATGCCACACCTTGACATGGTAAACTTCCCTTTGGTATGAGCATTGGTGGTGCACAACTCTGACCAGGAACCAGGCACTCTCAACTCCCCAACTGGGTCTCGAGCGGATCATGGACAGCAGCAACCCTGACTGCCGTCATCAACACGCATATTTCCAACGTTCTAAAGCACTATCTCGGCCAGTGCTACGCCTGGGATGTCGTCAATGAAGCAGCAGCAGACGACGGAAGCTGGCGCACCAGCGTCTTCTACACCGTCCTCGGCACCGACTACCTTCCCATCTCCTTTAGAGCTGCCAGGGCTGCTGATCCCAATGCCAAGCTGTAAGCCAGAGAGTCCCCTGCCTCTTACCACTCAATCACTAATGGAAGAACCCAGCTACTACAACGACTACAACCTCGAGTACAACGGCGCAAAGACCAACCGCGTCTACGAAGCCGTCACCATCGTCCAGAACGCCGGCGCACCCATCGACGGTGTTGGCTTCCAGGGCCACTTGATCGTGGGCTCCACCCCGGGCCGCAGCGCCCTCGCGACCGCCCTCCGCCGCTTCACCGCCCTCGGCCTCGAAGTCGCCTACACGGAGCTCGACATCCGCCACTCCAGCCTGCCCGCCTCCAGCGCCGCCCTCGTCACACAGGGCAACGACTATGCCAACGTCGTCGGTTCCTGCTTGGACGTTGCCGGGTGCGTCGGCGTCACCATCTGGGGCTTCACCGACAAGTACAGCTGGATCCCTGAGACATTCAGCGGTGCCGGTGATGCCCTTCTGTGGGACGCCAGCTTCAACAAGAAGCCTGCGTACACGTCTGTTTCCTCTGtacttgctgctgctgctactgGTGCCGTTCCGACTACGACTTCGCGCGCGACGACTTTGATTACGACTACTACATCTGCTGCTGCGACTACGAGTAGTGCTGCCTCTGGCGCCGGACAGGTCCGCTGGGGCCAGTGCGGTGGTATTGGCTGGACCGGGCCTACTACTTGCCAGTCTCCTTACGTCTGTACCAAGGCGAATGACTACTACTCTCAATGTCTCTGAGAGATTACGGGATTCTTCTTTAATCGCCCGCTCTCTATCGTGAGCAACAAGCAAGGGACGGAGAGGGTACGGCACTTTCGGGGATGGCGGGGTAGAGGTGGGGGTGGGTTCAGTCTGGGTTCCATGCCCATTTGATTGAACCAGATGTAAATACTTGACCTTCATGTTcatacttacttagtactttgATTCATGAAGAATGAATTCAACTGTTTGCTCCTGGCTAACGTATGCTCTTTCGGCAATACTTGATGTTTTGTGTAACCATTGACATCACGGTTGATGATCAAAGAGAACTGTGTTTTCTTCCACGGGGAAAACCCACTAAATCTCGCTCCCAAGCTCCTAGACCAAGTGTGTGATTGTCGCTACATCGCTCCAGTATGGGAACCAGACGTAAGCACAGAAAAACTAAAATGGTTACTAATTGAGTTTCCTGGTATTATGCTGCACCTCGGCTCGTCGTCGTAGAGTTTAGTGCTCTTAAGTCCGGGAGCATAAGAATAACTTGGTAGATGCTACGGGTAGGCACATTGGAAACGAGAGACTGGC from the Colletotrichum lupini chromosome 3, complete sequence genome contains:
- a CDS encoding glycosyl hydrolase family 10 — protein: MYAKAVLAVLLGSGLVSAQLNTLAVRAGLKYFGTAVDERRTTTDAAYMAIVNNTAEFGSLVPENGQKWAYTEPTQNTFSYTSGDIIPNIAKANGQILRCHTLTWHSQLPNWVSSGSWTAATLTAVINTHISNVLKHYLGQCYAWDVVNEAAADDGSWRTSVFYTVLGTDYLPISFRAARAADPNAKLYYNDYNLEYNGAKTNRVYEAVTIVQNAGAPIDGVGFQGHLIVGSTPGRSALATALRRFTALGLEVAYTELDIRHSSLPASSAALVTQGNDYANVVGSCLDVAGCVGVTIWGFTDKYSWIPETFSGAGDALLWDASFNKKPAYTSVSSVLAAAATGAVPTTTSRATTLITTTTSAAATTSSAASGAGQVRWGQCGGIGWTGPTTCQSPYVCTKANDYYSQCL